The Paenibacillus sp. 481 DNA window TTGCCGTACTCAATGCCGCGCGCCGTTTCGACGATCACATGCTGGTCCCTCTGGACCGGCCATTCGACCGGGTCGAAATAATAAATTTTGCCCGCTCTTTTAAAACGGACGCCGACCACATTATACAATCAAGTACCTCCTTGCATTCCAACCAGAAACTGCTCAAATGCAAGCTGCGGACTCACATTGGCACGCACCCGCTTCTGCGCCTCTGTCGCCGCCTGCATGCACCGAATCCAACCATCCGCCGATTTTGTCCAGGCCATCTTACTTATTGTCTCGATCTGATCCTTAAACACGAAACTGTCCTGTCGGTTCAATTGGTAATTTAACATATCTCGAAACCAGAGATGGAACAAACGTAGTAATATGTCCACATGCTCTGCTAGATCGGTTTTAAACACTTTATGCTGTGCAATAAGAAGTGCGGAAGACAATCGCGTTCCACACTCCTTTCCTAATTGTAACATTACGTTTCTTAATTCTGCAAACCAATTCTGTTGGCATAGTTCCCTGCTAGCATCCAATCCATTCACAATTTGCACAGCAGCCAGTGCCAGTATCGGTGAAATTCCTTCTTCTACAAGCTTTTCGTATATTAAAAATGGATGTTGTGGAGTAAACGGTACCCATTGCGAACGTGATTGTATCGTCGGTAGCATAGCTTGTCCATTTTCGGTAATCAGAATAGCAACCGCTGGACTCGTAGGCTCCTCCAAAAACTTAAGCAGACTATTAGACGCTTGTACGGTCATTTTATGAGCCTGTTCCATAATATACACTTTACGACCCGTTCCATGCGTTCGATACGAAAATTCCTTTTGTAAATCACGAATCTGCTCAATTTTAATGGACTGACCCTCAGGTTGTATGAGGTGTACATCCGGATGATTGCGATGTTCGATTTTACGACACTCCAAACATTCATTGCAAGCATCGTCTTTCATGTTTAAACAAAACAACGCTTTTGTAAAAGTAAGTGCCGTCTTTAATCGCTCTGTTCCTTTTGGACCGCTGAACAAATAGGCATGTGACACCTTGTCAGCACGCAATCCATTTTGTAGGATGGTTTTCGCTCGCTCTTGACCAACAATTTGTGCAAATGCCATCTTTCGTAATATTCCTTCCTACACGAACTAAAATAATAAATTAATAAGCATACCGCGTATATCTCCAACCTTACGCAGAAGCTCCATCTTACCTTCTTCTGACTGTAATAGCTCTTCAGCTAGCGCCAGCAACGCTTCATCGATTTCTTCTACAATTTTGTAACGCTTACTACGACCACGTCGATCCCAGCCACGGGTCTCTTTAATGCCAATACCCCGTCGTACTGTATCTTCTAAAAAGCGCTTAACCAAAGTACGGTACAAGTATAACTCCCGCACCGTCATTGATTTGGCCAAGCGCTCTCCTTGACGATGAATATCTTGCAGACGCTGCTGGAGCTCCTCGTTGGTCACCCGTTCGTCTTGACGGAACATCATATCGGAGAACGACTTGGACTGAACTGGCTTATTTGCCGCTTCTCCGATACGTACATCCTGGCCTAATGGCCGAAATCCGGGATTAATTTTCACTACTTATCACCTGCAATTTTACGGATATAGTATGAATACGGGTATATTTAAAAATGCTCAAACCGCTCAACCGGCATTACAAACACCGTCGCGCCCCCTACCTGCACTTCCACTGGCAGCGGCATATAAGATTCCGTTGTACCACTCATTGGAGTGATCGGTGTTACCAATTGATCGCGAACTTTACAATTGTTTCGGATAATGTCCAGCACTTCATCGACTTGCTCATCCTCGACGCCAATCATAAACGTCGTATTTCCAGATCGTAGAAAGCCACCTGTGCTCGCTAGTTTTGTCGCTCTAAAACTCGACTTAACAAGTGCATGAGATAAACGGCTGCTATCTTTGTCCTGTACAATGGCTACAATCAACTTCATGCCTGTCATCCTCCTTATAAATCACCTTGCTCCTTTTATTATACGTGAACTAACTAAAATCCTGCGTTCTCTCACGTAAAATATTTAACATTTGTTCGACTATATAGTCTAACGACTGGCTCGCATCGATACGTACAATGCGCTCTTTATTCTGCTCTGCTAGTTGAGTATAACCCTCACGCACAGACACGTGAAATGCTAAAGCTTCTTTATCCAGACGATTGATTTCACGCAGCCCGTTGGCTTCAATTCGCGCCAAGCCTGCTTCTGGGTCAATATCTAGCCAAAACGTCAGGTCGGGCATCGTATCATGAATAGCAAAACGGTTAATTTCCCATACTGCATCCATTCCTAGTCCACGCGCGTAACCTTGATACGCTAAGCTGCTATCCACAAAACGATCGCACAAAACGATCGCTCCTCTTTCAAGAGCAGGTATCACCTTCTCCACCAAATGCTGTCTCCGCGCAGCAGCATAAAGCAGCGCTTCTGTGCGCGCATCCATTTCTGTGTGATCCGGATTCAAAATAATGCTTCTAATTTGTTCAGCTATTCGTATTCCGCCTGGTTCACGAGTAACGACAACATCTTGCCCCTGCTCTTTTAATTGCTGCACCAACAGCTGAATAGCTGTTGTCTTTCCTGCTCCCTCTCCTCCTTCTAATGTTATAAACCGACCTCGTTGATGTGAAACTGTCATCATTTATCCTCATTTCCGTTCTATCACTCTTGAAACACAGCCAGCGTCCGCAACGATGTATCCTCAGCATCGTGACACTTTGCTCCAGCTTCCGCCAACCGTTTTAACATACTTACCGTTGTTTCCGTCAATCGCTCCCCACGATATACGAGCGGTATACCTGGGGGATACGGAATAACCGCCTCTGCCGCTATATAACCGATTGCAGCTTGCAGAGGTAACCGAACAACGGAATGCTCTACATCTTCATATATTGAAAATAACACTGGATCTGAAATGTCATTTTCGACATTTCCAATTACAGATGGCACTGCACCACAAGTAGTCAATTCGAGTTGTTCAGGGCTCATATTATTTGAAATAAGTCGGAAAGCCTCTAGCAAACGCTCGGCATCACACTGCGTGCTGCCTAAGCTAAATACGAGTACCACATAGTTCAAGTCCGCCATTTCAGCTACGCAACCGTACTTAGTCAGCTGTTCTAATAATTGATAACCGTTAAATCGCCCTGTTCGATCACGAACAGCAACTTTAAATGGGTCTAAGCTTACATAAGCACAAGCCCGATCAGTATGATTAGCAAAATTGCTTTTCTCAAGCACCTCGAAATAAGAAAACGCCTTTAATTGCTGGCGGAACCATTCAGCTGCTTCCAGCCCTTTGGTAAACGCTTTAGCCCCATGTACGTGTATATGCCTGCGGCTAATATCTAGTGAAGCCATTAATGGATAGGATGGGCTAGAGCTTTGTAACATCGTCAGCAATTGCTTAAGCCGACGTCGACGTATAAATGATCCCTGTACATGTAGCATTGCGCTCATCGTCATACCCGACAACATTTTATGTGTCGATTGAACAACACCATCAGCACCCATAGCAAGGGCAGCTTCCGGTAATGCAGGATGAAGCCCGTAGTGAGCACCATGTGCCTCATCAACGAACAAAGGAACGCCACCCTTGTGAGCTGCTTGCACAAGTGGGCGCAAATCTCCACCCATACCATAGTAGTTAGGATTGGTTACAAACACAGCCTTAGCATCTGGATAGCGCGATAACGCAAGCTCTACAGATACTGCTGAAGGCAAAGTCGCCAACCCACTATGCTCATCAATCATCGGGCTTAAAAATACAGCTTGTGTCCCGGCCAGCATTAGCCCGTGCAGTAC harbors:
- the tmk gene encoding dTMP kinase, whose translation is MMTVSHQRGRFITLEGGEGAGKTTAIQLLVQQLKEQGQDVVVTREPGGIRIAEQIRSIILNPDHTEMDARTEALLYAAARRQHLVEKVIPALERGAIVLCDRFVDSSLAYQGYARGLGMDAVWEINRFAIHDTMPDLTFWLDIDPEAGLARIEANGLREINRLDKEALAFHVSVREGYTQLAEQNKERIVRIDASQSLDYIVEQMLNILRERTQDFS
- a CDS encoding YaaR family protein; protein product: MKINPGFRPLGQDVRIGEAANKPVQSKSFSDMMFRQDERVTNEELQQRLQDIHRQGERLAKSMTVRELYLYRTLVKRFLEDTVRRGIGIKETRGWDRRGRSKRYKIVEEIDEALLALAEELLQSEEGKMELLRKVGDIRGMLINLLF
- the holB gene encoding DNA polymerase III subunit delta': MAFAQIVGQERAKTILQNGLRADKVSHAYLFSGPKGTERLKTALTFTKALFCLNMKDDACNECLECRKIEHRNHPDVHLIQPEGQSIKIEQIRDLQKEFSYRTHGTGRKVYIMEQAHKMTVQASNSLLKFLEEPTSPAVAILITENGQAMLPTIQSRSQWVPFTPQHPFLIYEKLVEEGISPILALAAVQIVNGLDASRELCQQNWFAELRNVMLQLGKECGTRLSSALLIAQHKVFKTDLAEHVDILLRLFHLWFRDMLNYQLNRQDSFVFKDQIETISKMAWTKSADGWIRCMQAATEAQKRVRANVSPQLAFEQFLVGMQGGT
- a CDS encoding cyclic-di-AMP receptor, whose translation is MKLIVAIVQDKDSSRLSHALVKSSFRATKLASTGGFLRSGNTTFMIGVEDEQVDEVLDIIRNNCKVRDQLVTPITPMSGTTESYMPLPVEVQVGGATVFVMPVERFEHF
- a CDS encoding aminotransferase class I/II-fold pyridoxal phosphate-dependent enzyme, translating into MNAKQPFYNQEQTGVNIKDRRGRAPLAEALLAYMESSHASFHVPGHKNGAVYQEAMHDATDSWRIALSCMAAMLKMDVTEIEGTDDLHHPTGVIDEAQRLAADCFGAEETHFLVGGSTVGNVALLMSCCTKPGDIIIVQRNVHKSVLHGLMLAGTQAVFLSPMIDEHSGLATLPSAVSVELALSRYPDAKAVFVTNPNYYGMGGDLRPLVQAAHKGGVPLFVDEAHGAHYGLHPALPEAALAMGADGVVQSTHKMLSGMTMSAMLHVQGSFIRRRRLKQLLTMLQSSSPSYPLMASLDISRRHIHVHGAKAFTKGLEAAEWFRQQLKAFSYFEVLEKSNFANHTDRACAYVSLDPFKVAVRDRTGRFNGYQLLEQLTKYGCVAEMADLNYVVLVFSLGSTQCDAERLLEAFRLISNNMSPEQLELTTCGAVPSVIGNVENDISDPVLFSIYEDVEHSVVRLPLQAAIGYIAAEAVIPYPPGIPLVYRGERLTETTVSMLKRLAEAGAKCHDAEDTSLRTLAVFQE